From a single Brassica oleracea var. oleracea cultivar TO1000 chromosome C5, BOL, whole genome shotgun sequence genomic region:
- the LOC106293330 gene encoding dof zinc finger protein DOF1.3: MSELRDTPVKLFGWTITSSLSSLMSNQSATDDIEQDSTSLQRSSDLTEESKETSENSEITTTTTTSEEKTTDDLKKPDKILPCPRCNSSDTKFCYYNNYNVSQPRHFCRSCQRYWTSGGSMRTVPVGSGRRKNKGWVSSDNYMHIKSEDTNSYNSSPAKILSFDSSGEESLVTENDKNQSSDSVSKKFNKFQRFLPPQVTSSVSPPWPYQYPPNPAFYQIPVYWGCTVPFWSTLQTSTCLGKRTRDEASHVSVGENEDTSVRARLVSQSRSNTDEANVATKNRVFYPLPMEREKTHQFSLFVNGSETKSGNNRFVPETYLNLQANPAAMSRSMNFRESM; encoded by the exons ATGTCAGAACTTAGAGATACCCCGGTCAAATTGTTTGGTTGGACAATTACATCTTCTTTGTCGTCCCTG ATGAGCAACCAATCTGCTACTGACGACATCGAACAAGACAGCACAAGTCTTCAGAGATCATCTGATCTCACCGAGGAGTCAAAAGAAACATCTGAGAACAGCGAGATCACAACAACAACAACTACATCGGAAGAGAAAACAACTGATGACTTGAAGAAACCAGACAAGATTCTTCCATGTCCAAGATGCAACAGCTCGGACACCAAGTTCTGTTACTACAACAACTACAACGTTAGCCAGCCACGTCACTTCTGTAGAAGCTGCCAGAGGTATTGGACTTCCGGTGGATCCATGAGGACCGTCCCAGTTGGTTCAGGCCGCCGTAAGAACAAGGGATGGGTTTCTTCAGACAATTACATGCACATCAAGTCCGAGGATACTAACAGTTACAATAGCTCACCGGCGAAAATTCTTAGCTTCGACTCTTCGGGCGAAGAGTCTTTGGTTACTGAGAATGATAAGAATCAATCAAGCGACTCTGTTTCAAAAAAATTCAACAAATTCCAAAGATTTCTTCCTCCGCAAGTAACATCCTCTGTTTCCCCTCCTTGGCCTTACCAGTACCCTCCTAACCCTGCTTTCTACCAAATCCCTGTCTACTGGGGCTGCACGGTACCTTTTTGGTCTACTCTACAGACTTCTACGTGTCTAGGGAAAAGGACAAGAGACGAAGCTTCACATGTAAGTGTTGGAGAGAACGAAGACACTTCTGTAAGAGCAAGACTGGTTTCACAATCTCGAAGTAATACTGATGAAGCAAACGTCGCTACGAAGAATCGTGTGTTTTATCCACTGCCGATGGAACGTGAGAAGACACATCAGTTCAGCTTATTCGTAAATGGGTCTGAAACAAAGAGCGGCAACAATAGGTTCGTTCCTGAAACGTATCTAAACCTGCAAGCAAACCCTGCAGCCATGTCAAGATCTATGAACTTCAGGGAGAGCATGTAA